The proteins below come from a single uncultured Carboxylicivirga sp. genomic window:
- a CDS encoding helix-turn-helix transcriptional regulator, translated as MKNKVKINCVENYTSSHGDKILAEVGKQMKGVYLNEHAYCGILNLNTHLFTLYKCSLNNELAFSPNIDFWKQPSLPFLLQLMPNQHKKLLIKSMNEIDSFFQKNHSVNRSHYRFSFDTNVSITNKGTWRVLVHMQYLQKVPDISYDSCLFTMLTMRKIAKPTPFLRSFYKHPSYKLALFKRGEGRSPSFTQNKINVIKLLALGYSQKEIAARLKCSESNINNTLANTRKKLHLFNNSHLVHYAHCYGLL; from the coding sequence ATGAAGAATAAGGTAAAAATAAATTGTGTCGAGAATTATACTTCTTCTCATGGAGATAAGATACTGGCCGAGGTTGGTAAGCAAATGAAGGGTGTTTATTTGAATGAGCATGCTTACTGTGGAATACTTAACCTCAATACTCATCTGTTTACTTTATATAAGTGTTCGTTAAACAATGAATTGGCCTTTAGTCCAAACATTGATTTTTGGAAACAGCCATCGCTACCCTTTTTATTGCAGCTAATGCCCAATCAGCATAAAAAACTATTAATTAAAAGCATGAACGAGATTGATTCTTTTTTTCAGAAAAATCATTCAGTTAATCGTTCTCATTACCGCTTTAGTTTTGATACTAATGTAAGTATTACAAATAAGGGTACATGGCGCGTACTGGTACATATGCAATATTTGCAAAAAGTGCCGGACATAAGTTATGATAGTTGCCTGTTTACCATGTTAACTATGCGTAAAATAGCTAAACCAACACCCTTTTTGCGTAGTTTTTATAAGCACCCATCTTATAAGTTAGCATTGTTTAAGCGCGGAGAGGGGCGAAGCCCTTCTTTTACACAAAATAAAATTAATGTAATTAAGTTGTTGGCTTTGGGCTATAGTCAAAAAGAAATTGCAGCACGTTTGAAATGTTCCGAGTCAAATATTAATAATACATTGGCTAATACCCGTAAAAAGCTACATTTGTTTAATAATTCGCACCTGGTACACTATGCACATTGTTATGGACTTTTATAA